The following proteins are co-located in the Moraxella nasovis genome:
- a CDS encoding YidB family protein: MSLLQNIVTQVVKNAISDDNRHTQKNSQNSGIGGALGGIFGDVLGDNDSRQQKSRTSQGGLGDILGGVLGGGRQSGGQLGDVLGGLLGGQSKSPNDLGSVLGSVIGSQMGGRGSFNKSTLLVALLPVVLGFIQKSGGLSGVLSKFDSNGLGNKAQSWLSIDRDNDGIDIGDIKRLFGNDEINSVCEKTGASQNEVCQGIADLLPQVMDELSPRGNLEDEGRANQEISEILQKL, encoded by the coding sequence ATGAGTTTATTACAAAACATTGTTACCCAAGTGGTCAAAAACGCCATTAGCGATGATAACCGTCATACGCAAAAAAATAGCCAAAATAGCGGAATTGGCGGTGCATTGGGCGGTATTTTTGGCGATGTCTTAGGTGATAACGACAGCCGTCAGCAAAAGTCACGCACCAGCCAAGGCGGGCTTGGTGATATCTTAGGCGGTGTGCTAGGTGGTGGACGCCAGTCAGGCGGTCAATTAGGCGACGTTCTAGGTGGTCTGCTTGGCGGTCAGTCTAAATCACCAAACGATCTAGGCTCTGTATTAGGTTCGGTGATTGGTTCGCAGATGGGGGGTCGTGGTAGCTTTAATAAATCGACCTTACTTGTGGCTTTATTACCCGTTGTGCTTGGATTTATCCAAAAAAGTGGCGGATTATCAGGCGTGCTGTCGAAGTTTGATAGTAATGGGCTTGGCAATAAAGCTCAGTCTTGGCTTAGCATTGACCGAGATAATGACGGCATTGATATAGGCGACATCAAAAGATTATTTGGCAATGATGAAATCAACAGCGTCTGTGAAAAAACAGGGGCAAGCCAAAATGAAGTATGTCAAGGCATCGCAGATTTACTCCCCCAAGTGATGGATGAACTAAGCCCACGCGGTAACTTAGAAGATGAGGGCAGAGCCAATCAAGAAATTTCTGAGATTTTACAAAAGCTGTAA
- the gltS gene encoding sodium/glutamate symporter: MEFTLNGYYTLILATLVLLVGRFLVKRIKFLSDFNIPEPVAGGLVGAAIVYGLNVAFGYSFNFQKELQTACMLMFFASIGLSADFSRLKAGGKGLLVFLFVVSFFIILQDAVGVGLAKLLDIDPLLGLVAGSIALTGGHGTAGAWGATFEETYGVVGATTLGIACATYGLVSGGIIGGPVARRLINKLGIKSSVQSGTPLNATARSLDGTPTDIKGGDYSSEEIFEKSDDVRLITAISAVETLALFAACLAFSDIMVGVAKDTWFELPQFVWALFGGVVIRNILTNLFNFDMFDRAIDVFGNASLSLFLAMALLSLKLWELTDLAGPILIILVVQTVVMVLYATFVTYRIMGKDYDAAVLAAGHCGFGMGATPTAIANMQAITDRYVPSHKAFLIVPMVGAFFVDIVNVAILQTFIGFIG; the protein is encoded by the coding sequence ATGGAATTTACATTAAACGGCTATTACACGCTGATTTTAGCAACGCTTGTGTTGCTTGTAGGGCGTTTTTTGGTAAAACGTATTAAATTTTTATCCGACTTTAACATTCCTGAACCTGTGGCAGGTGGCTTGGTTGGTGCGGCGATTGTTTATGGGCTAAATGTCGCCTTTGGTTATAGTTTTAATTTCCAAAAAGAATTGCAGACTGCTTGTATGCTCATGTTTTTTGCATCCATCGGTTTATCGGCAGACTTTAGCCGTCTAAAAGCAGGCGGCAAAGGCTTGCTGGTATTTTTGTTCGTGGTGTCATTTTTCATCATTTTACAAGATGCGGTGGGTGTTGGCCTAGCGAAGCTGCTTGACATTGATCCGTTACTTGGCTTAGTTGCAGGTTCGATTGCGTTAACGGGCGGACATGGTACAGCAGGAGCATGGGGTGCGACCTTTGAAGAGACCTATGGCGTTGTCGGGGCGACGACATTGGGTATTGCTTGTGCCACTTATGGCTTGGTATCAGGTGGTATTATTGGCGGTCCTGTGGCTCGTCGCTTGATTAATAAGCTTGGTATAAAGTCAAGTGTGCAAAGTGGCACGCCATTAAATGCTACTGCTCGCAGCTTAGATGGTACGCCTACTGACATTAAAGGCGGTGATTATTCCAGCGAAGAAATCTTTGAAAAATCAGATGATGTGCGTCTAATCACAGCGATTTCAGCGGTAGAAACTCTAGCACTGTTCGCTGCTTGCTTGGCATTTTCAGATATTATGGTGGGTGTTGCCAAGGATACTTGGTTTGAGTTGCCACAGTTTGTGTGGGCGTTATTTGGCGGTGTGGTGATTCGTAATATCCTAACCAATCTTTTTAATTTTGATATGTTTGATAGAGCGATTGATGTGTTTGGCAATGCATCTTTGTCGTTATTTTTAGCGATGGCATTATTGTCATTAAAACTGTGGGAATTAACAGACTTGGCAGGTCCAATTTTGATCATCTTGGTGGTGCAGACTGTTGTCATGGTGCTATATGCCACATTTGTGACGTATCGCATTATGGGTAAAGACTATGATGCTGCCGTTTTAGCAGCAGGTCATTGTGGTTTTGGTATGGGAGCCACCCCAACCGCCATCGCCAATATGCAGGCGATTACCGACCGCTATGTGCCATCGCATAAGGCATTTTTGATTGTGCCGATGGTGGGGGCGTTCTTTGTGGATATTGTCAATGTGGCGATTTTGCAGACCTTTATCGGTTTTATTGGCTAA
- the purL gene encoding phosphoribosylformylglycinamidine synthase: MISTIAGHRFLTDFQAHQLATQLRQKAGLHIERIDSQQVYVFDLPLSGSDHQKAVSLLNQGEKIPLTTATDDELQLIIAPRFGTISPWSSKATDIFNNCGIKVGRIERVVIFTLTGDNLPAKLPVAAERILYDRMTQSLVYDLDEVSALFIDGEPAHLSTVDIMGCGRDALVAANREFGFALSDVDVDYLVDNFTKLGRNPTDVELMMFAQANSEHCRHKIFNAEWTIDGQIQPKSLFKMIKNTHEKHADGILSAYKDNAAVMAGFKTPRFYPTKNTDREAQYGFHDEQIDILMKVETHNHPTAIAPFAGAATGAGGEIRDEGATGRGGKPKAGLAGFSVSHLHLPNMLEKWETSGKVSTKDYGKPERMASALEIMIDGPLGSAAFANEFGRPNLNGYFRSFELDTSADQDGSQMRGYHKPIMIAGGYGNIKRNLVQKNAIQQGDLLIVLGGPAMQIGLGGGAASSVDSGELDEGLDFASVQRDNAEMERRCQEVIDTCWAMAKDGDDNNPIVSIHDVGAGGLSNAMPELVDDHELGAHLNLRKVPSLEQGMSPMAIWSNEAQERYVLAISPQNEKLFDEICARERCPYAILGIATAVRELKVDDSLLPEQPVDMPMQVLLGGTPKMKRAFHRKDNPLRSLDVSGVDLATSITDVLRHPTVASKSFLISIGDRSITGMVTQDQYVGPYQVPVADCAVTMTGLLADTGEAMAMGERTPVALISPKASARLAVGEALTNIASARINKVSDVTLSANWMAACGDEREDEALYDAVYAIGEELCPALGITIPVGKDSLSMKANWQDDGVEKTVSSPMSLIITAFAPVQDVAKTITPELVNTDAKLFRLDLSKGKYRLGGSIFAQTLSQLGDDCPDVDNASDLGNLFAFIQAASGAGLIRAYHDISDGGLVASVAEMQFASRLKVELNLSDDNLLGQLFAEELGAVVQVLADDVATFIELAKTHQVADMLSDIGQTYATPKGGANQDTLSIITPSQTTQFSRAQLQEQWSKVSHAIARLRDNPVCADQEFALISDPSHHGLIAQANYELDLAVEAPYVNSRTSQPKVAILREQGVNGHLEMAAGFVRAGFEAIDVHMSDLMSGRINLRDFEGLVACGGFSYGDVLGAGSGWANSVLFHDELRMQFARFFHRQETFALGVCNGCQMMSQLKELMVGADHFPRFIQNQSARFEARTVNVQVERTKSVLLKGMQDSILPVAVAHGEGYADLTDKSINELSLHGQIALRYVDSQGNPTEHYPLNPNGSPQGITGVCSSDGRVTLMMPHPERTLRAVNHSWKPDAWQQDGAWLRLFRNARAFLR; the protein is encoded by the coding sequence CGAGCGTATCTTGTACGACCGCATGACCCAAAGTTTGGTGTACGACTTGGACGAAGTGTCAGCTTTATTCATTGATGGCGAGCCTGCCCATCTAAGCACGGTGGACATCATGGGCTGTGGGCGTGATGCTTTGGTGGCAGCCAATCGTGAGTTTGGCTTTGCTTTGTCTGATGTCGATGTGGATTATTTGGTAGATAATTTCACCAAATTAGGTCGCAATCCGACCGATGTTGAGCTGATGATGTTCGCCCAAGCCAACTCTGAGCATTGCCGTCATAAGATTTTTAATGCCGAGTGGACGATTGATGGGCAAATACAGCCCAAATCACTGTTTAAGATGATTAAAAATACCCACGAGAAGCACGCTGACGGCATCTTGTCTGCCTACAAGGACAATGCAGCGGTGATGGCAGGCTTTAAAACGCCCCGTTTTTATCCCACCAAAAATACAGACCGTGAAGCACAGTACGGCTTTCATGATGAACAAATTGACATCTTGATGAAAGTGGAGACGCACAATCACCCCACCGCCATCGCCCCATTTGCAGGGGCAGCCACAGGAGCTGGTGGTGAGATTCGTGATGAAGGGGCGACAGGGCGTGGTGGCAAGCCAAAAGCAGGCTTGGCAGGATTTAGTGTGTCGCATTTGCACCTGCCAAATATGCTAGAAAAATGGGAAACATCAGGCAAGGTATCAACCAAGGACTATGGCAAGCCTGAGCGTATGGCAAGTGCTTTGGAGATTATGATTGACGGACCGCTGGGGTCGGCAGCCTTTGCCAATGAATTTGGTCGCCCAAATTTAAATGGTTATTTTCGTAGCTTTGAGCTAGACACGTCAGCCGACCAAGACGGCAGCCAAATGCGTGGCTATCATAAGCCGATTATGATTGCAGGGGGCTATGGTAACATCAAGCGTAATTTGGTACAAAAAAACGCCATTCAACAAGGCGATTTGCTCATCGTGCTTGGCGGTCCTGCCATGCAGATTGGTTTGGGTGGTGGTGCGGCAAGCTCGGTGGATAGTGGTGAGCTTGACGAAGGCTTGGATTTTGCGTCTGTACAACGTGATAATGCTGAGATGGAACGTCGCTGTCAAGAAGTGATTGACACCTGCTGGGCGATGGCAAAAGATGGCGATGATAATAACCCAATCGTCTCTATCCATGACGTGGGAGCAGGTGGGCTGTCCAATGCCATGCCAGAGCTTGTGGACGACCATGAGCTTGGGGCTCATCTTAATTTGCGTAAAGTACCTTCGCTAGAACAAGGTATGTCGCCAATGGCAATCTGGTCCAACGAAGCCCAAGAGCGTTATGTGCTTGCCATCTCACCCCAAAATGAAAAATTATTTGATGAAATCTGTGCTCGTGAGCGGTGTCCGTATGCCATCTTGGGCATAGCAACGGCGGTGCGTGAACTAAAAGTAGACGACAGCCTGCTGCCAGAACAGCCTGTGGATATGCCCATGCAGGTGCTATTAGGTGGCACGCCCAAAATGAAGCGTGCGTTTCATCGCAAGGACAATCCTTTGCGTTCGCTTGATGTCTCTGGGGTGGATTTGGCGACCAGTATTACAGATGTGCTAAGACACCCAACCGTTGCCAGTAAGTCGTTTTTGATTAGCATTGGCGACCGTTCTATCACAGGCATGGTTACCCAAGACCAGTATGTCGGACCTTATCAAGTGCCTGTGGCGGACTGTGCAGTTACGATGACAGGACTGCTTGCAGATACTGGCGAGGCGATGGCGATGGGTGAGCGTACGCCAGTTGCACTCATCAGCCCCAAAGCATCTGCACGGCTTGCGGTGGGCGAAGCCTTGACGAATATTGCGTCTGCTCGTATCAATAAGGTGTCAGATGTTACCTTGTCTGCTAACTGGATGGCAGCGTGTGGCGATGAGCGTGAAGATGAAGCACTGTATGATGCAGTGTATGCCATTGGCGAAGAGCTATGCCCTGCACTTGGCATTACCATTCCTGTGGGCAAAGACAGCTTGTCTATGAAGGCAAACTGGCAAGATGATGGCGTGGAGAAGACCGTCAGCTCGCCGATGAGTCTTATCATCACAGCCTTTGCCCCTGTACAAGATGTCGCCAAGACCATCACGCCAGAGCTTGTCAATACAGACGCAAAATTATTCCGCCTTGATTTATCCAAAGGCAAATACCGCTTGGGTGGTTCAATTTTTGCTCAGACATTAAGTCAGCTGGGCGATGATTGCCCTGATGTGGATAATGCGTCTGACCTTGGCAATCTGTTCGCTTTCATTCAAGCGGCAAGTGGGGCAGGGCTTATCCGTGCTTATCATGATATTAGTGATGGTGGTTTGGTGGCAAGTGTGGCAGAGATGCAGTTTGCCAGTCGCTTAAAAGTGGAATTAAACCTATCTGATGACAATCTACTAGGACAGCTGTTCGCCGAAGAGTTGGGGGCGGTCGTGCAGGTGCTTGCAGATGATGTGGCGACATTCATTGAGCTTGCCAAGACCCATCAGGTGGCGGATATGCTAAGCGACATTGGTCAAACTTATGCCACACCAAAAGGCGGGGCTAATCAAGACACATTAAGTATCATTACCCCAAGCCAAACCACCCAATTTAGCCGTGCTCAATTACAAGAACAATGGAGCAAGGTTAGCCATGCCATCGCAAGACTGCGTGATAATCCTGTGTGTGCCGACCAAGAGTTTGCACTCATCAGCGACCCTAGCCATCATGGACTGATTGCACAGGCGAATTATGAGCTGGATTTGGCGGTAGAAGCTCCTTATGTGAATAGTCGCACAAGCCAACCAAAAGTGGCGATTTTGCGTGAGCAAGGCGTGAATGGACATCTTGAAATGGCGGCAGGCTTTGTGCGTGCAGGCTTTGAAGCCATTGACGTGCATATGAGCGATTTGATGAGCGGACGCATTAACTTGCGTGATTTTGAAGGCTTGGTGGCGTGCGGTGGATTTAGCTATGGCGATGTGCTTGGGGCAGGCTCTGGCTGGGCAAACTCGGTATTATTCCATGATGAATTGCGTATGCAGTTTGCCAGATTCTTTCATCGCCAAGAGACATTCGCCTTGGGCGTGTGTAATGGCTGTCAGATGATGAGCCAATTAAAAGAGCTGATGGTGGGGGCTGACCATTTCCCACGTTTTATCCAAAACCAATCGGCACGCTTTGAAGCACGCACGGTCAATGTGCAAGTAGAGCGCACCAAGTCTGTGCTACTAAAAGGCATGCAAGACAGTATTTTGCCAGTTGCGGTGGCACATGGCGAAGGCTATGCGGATTTGACCGACAAATCAATCAATGAGCTTAGCCTACATGGTCAAATCGCCTTGCGTTATGTGGACAGTCAAGGCAATCCGACCGAGCATTATCCACTCAACCCAAATGGTTCGCCACAAGGCATCACAGGCGTGTGTAGTAGTGATGGGCGAGTTACTTTGATGATGCCACACCCAGAGCGTACCTTGCGTGCGGTGAACCATTCTTGGAAGCCTGACGCATGGCAACAAGATGGAGCGTGGTTACGTTTATTCCGCAATGCTCGTGCATTCTTGCGTTGA